The Oculatellaceae cyanobacterium genome segment TTCTGCTTTTGACAAGGTGTCGCACTTGCGCTACCAGATCTAACTGAGAATCTGGATCAAGCAGTGCAGTGGGTTCATCTAAAAGTAAAACCTCACACTGACGCGCAATAGCACCAGCGATCGCAATTCGCTGCTTCTGCCCCCCACTTAAAGCATAAATTGGGCGACGTTCGAGATCTAGCAAATTTACTGCTGCTAGCGCCTGCTCTACCCGCCTGCGTACCTCCAATAATGACAACTTTTCTTCCACCAACCCAAAGGCGACATCTGCACCTACGGTGGGCATCACTAGCTGATGATCTGGATTTTGAAACACAAACCCCACGTGCTTAGAAATTTCAATCTCTCCGCTTTTTGGCTGCAATAATCCCGCCAGCAATCTCAGCAAAGTTGACTTACCACTACCGTTAGTCCCCAAAAGCATCCAAAATTCACCCTTGGGGACTTCTAAGGAACAGGTTTGCAGAACTATGTCTCCTTTAGGCCAGTTAAAGCATAAATCCCGCACTAGGATAGCAGAATCAGTTTTTTCTAATGCGGTTGACGTTTTCATTGAGTAACAGCGAAAAAGCCTGGTGCTTTTCCAGCCGCAGATGCCCCAGATTTTTCATATATTTGTACAGCACAAATTTCACTGCTAAATACAGCTACTTTTTTGTCTGGTTGGCGTTCACAGGTAAGTTCCAACAATTGGCTGTCCCCACGTAGGGCTGCAAGAATCTGTTTGTAGACTTCCTCAGCGTCCTCTGCCGACTTACGTTGCACGGATAAAGGTATAGGTGTGTTCTTCAGGGTTAATTCAATGATGTACATGGGAAGTTAAGCAATATATTGGTTGGACTTACTTCCAGTATTGCAAACACCAGTCGGCTATAAGAGTGGAATTCAGCTTTTCCCTATCCCTGGGTTACAACAAATAATTTATTTTTTAATAAAACCATGCCAAAATCTCATAATTTGTACATAATTAAATTAAGCTCAGTAAAGAAACGTAAACTGAGTTGACAGAATAGCTAGTTTTCTGCGTAGCGTTAGCTGTCCACCAGCGAACTCATGTAGATAACTGCACTAATAAACACATAAACTCTCTGGAGATTTGCTCTCTATGACAA includes the following:
- a CDS encoding energy-coupling factor ABC transporter ATP-binding protein, encoding MKTSTALEKTDSAILVRDLCFNWPKGDIVLQTCSLEVPKGEFWMLLGTNGSGKSTLLRLLAGLLQPKSGEIEISKHVGFVFQNPDHQLVMPTVGADVAFGLVEEKLSLLEVRRRVEQALAAVNLLDLERRPIYALSGGQKQRIAIAGAIARQCEVLLLDEPTALLDPDSQLDLVAQVRHLVKSRNLTALWVTHRLDELNYCDGAFLLEKGQVVDQGDPKRLSQRLMQVEQDLSV